The Humulus lupulus chromosome 3, drHumLupu1.1, whole genome shotgun sequence genome window below encodes:
- the LOC133825147 gene encoding uncharacterized protein LOC133825147: protein MEEDEDVPIILGRPFLATGQALIDVQMGELRLRVQRDEVVFNVFKGLKYPSASDSCFSVSVLEEQEEGVKFIEDPLELSFGVTSLVVSPEECDGTEANEYVKWLISEGQVYKKKYEELGQVIERPLPSIKKPPVLELKTLPERLRYAYLGENNTLPVIILASLSPIEEEKLLRMLRAHKLAIGWTLADIKGISPSKMMHCILMEEDSKPSIDAQRRLNPLMKEVVSKKGGMMVVKNDNNELIPTRTLTWWRICIDYRKQNKETRKDHFPLPFVDQMLDRLAGHPDYWFLDGYSGYNKIPIAPEDQEKTTFMCPYGTFAIRRILFGLCNAPATFQ from the exons atggaggaagatgaggatGTGCCTATTATATTGGGAAGACCCTTTTTAGCCACAGGGCAAGCTTTGATAGATGTCCAGATGGGTGAGTTAAGGCTTAGAGTACAACGTGATGAAGtagtttttaatgtttttaaaggCTTAAAATATCCTTCAGCTAGTGACAGTTGTTTTAGTGTTAGTGTATTGGAGGAACAAGAGGAAGGGGTCAAGTTTATTGAGGATCCACTTGAGTTgagtttt ggtgttacaagtTTGGTTGTAAGTCCAGAAGAGTGTGATGGTACTGAAGCCAACgaatatgttaagtggttgatcTCAGAGGGGCAagtttataaaaagaaatatgaggaattaGGGCAAGTGATTGAGAGACCGCTCCCATCTATTAAGAAGCCACCAGTTCTTGAGTTAAAGACATTGCCTGAGCGCCTTCGGTATGCATATTTGGGTGAGAACAACACACTGCCGGTTATTATTTTAGCTTCGTTGTCTCCGATAGAAGAAGAGAAGTTACTTAGGATGTTGAGGGCTCACAAGCTAGCAATTGGGTGGACTTTGGCAGATATCAAGGGTATAAGCCCTTCAAAGATGATGCACTgtatattaatggaggaggatagtaagcctagtatTGATGCTCAGAGGAGGCTTAATCCTTTAATGAAGGAG GTAGTTTCAAAGAAAGGTGGCATGATGGTGGTTAAGAACGATAATAATGAATTGATTCCAACTCGTACGTTGACGTGGTGGAgaatttgtatagactaccgtaAACAGAATAAGGAAACAAGGAAGGACCATTTTCCCTTGCCTTTTGTAGATCAGATGTTggacagattggcaggccatccGGATTACTggttcttggatgggtattcgggTTACAATAAAATTCccattgcaccagaggatcaagaaaagaccaCCTTCATGTGCCCTTATGGAACATTTGCAATTCGAAGAATTCtgtttgggttatgtaatgctccagCAACTTTTCAGTGA